Below is a genomic region from Belonocnema kinseyi isolate 2016_QV_RU_SX_M_011 chromosome 4, B_treatae_v1, whole genome shotgun sequence.
agttgaactttcaactaaaaagaacaattttgtatCAACTTGTAATAAACTAAAGTCAGAACTTACTTATTCATAAAGAAAAAATCGCCAGAGGAGCGAGATTCACACATCTTTTTACAGCGCATCATGCATGGTGCAAAAGGCTCTCGACTAATCAGAGGCCTTCATTTCAATTGCTGTGATTCTCACACATCATGGCACAGAAGGCGTCGAAAAGATTGTAACGTTGAACTTCCATGAATTCTCCAGCCTTCTTCTGCAATCTGCAGCAGCTTGTAGCAGACGATTTTCAATCTTCTATTTTATAATGAAAGTCATACAAAGAAGTTATTTTCCATAAAATCCTTTACTGagataaattttagaataattatccACGAGAAATAAATCTTTCATTATTCTCACGTCAACACCTCACAGTCTGAGATTGTAGAACGCTGGTCGACGCCTCTTGACACTGGGCCGTTAAAATCACGCGTGCATGAAGCCACTATGAGGAACCAGGCGCGCTGAAGCGTGTTCTCTTGTATGTTATGGCTTGCGCTTCTTCGCTATGCAGAGGCGTGTGCTTTCCACTTCATGGTCTCCATTTTAATCGCTGTGATTCTCGTATAACATACTCCATGgcaaacaaataaatcatttcacaTAAAATCACTTACTATCATAAATATTACAATAACTGTCcacgaaaaacacagttttcaccATTCTCATGTCAACACTTCACggttttaagtttcaaaatgcTGTTTGGCGCCATCTGGCTCTAACCCGCTAAAGCCCCGTCCATAAGAAGCAACTATGCAGAATCATGTGCGTTGCAGCGTCATCTCTTGTGCGTTATGTCTTGCGCTTCTTCGTTATGCACAAGTGTGTTCTTTCTGCTTCACNNNNNNNNNNNNNNNNNNNNNNNNNNNNNNNNNNNNNNNNNNNNNNNNNNNNNNNNNNNNNNNNNNNNNNNNNNNNNNNNNNNNNNNNNNNNNNNNNNNNCCAACTGATCAAGGTTACCCTTGAAGGGGATTGTGACAATGAATCTGCCATTTGCATCTCTCTTTACAGTTTTGCTAAAAAGAGATTCGCACAATTTCTCATCAATGGACttcgattttttattcaaatgctctTCTAACTcccaaaattttgcaatttgtttTTCTATGTTTATATTCTGAATCAAGTTGCAACGAACTGTATTGAATCGAGACATTAGAGAAGAATTTGGCATTGGACCCGCCAAGATCCAACCCAATCTAGTTTTTTGTAAAAGCAAACCTTGATCATTTAATTTTACTTGACCTATACAAATCAAAGTCCAAAAGATGTTATTTCCtattaatatatcaatttttccGGCCTTGTCAAATTCAGGATCTGCTAAATTGAGATGAGAAGGAATCTTTGAGGCGATTGTGCTAATTTTCGAATTTGGAGAATGAGTTGTGATTTCCGGAACGACAAGACAGGGAACcttaaactcaaaattattttgtcttgAGAGAATTTGAACGTTGCATCTATACTTGACACTGGAAGAAAGATTGTTTACTACACTTAACGTCACATCTATTGGAATTTTCTGAAGATTGAGGGAGTCACAGAGTTTTTCTGTAATATGGCCGGTTTGAGAACCATTGTCTAAAACAATGCGAGCTGTCTTCAATTGTTTATCCGAATTTGCTACCAGCACGGATGCTGTGGACAAGACTCCATCGTTTTTTACATTAACGCAACAAGAAGATAGAGTTTTTGACTCTTGAGGTGCCGCAGCACTTGTTTCACTGCTCGATTCACCTTTTTCGAAATGTAACATTGTGTTGTGTTTACTATGGCACTTCTTGCAATTAGTACTTCTACACTGTTTCACATAATGGCCCGGtctaaaacaattcaaaaaaaccTTGAAGCTCTTGATTTTCTCTGCCCTTTGTTGCGGCACGAGTTCAATAAATTTGGAACAATCTTGAATGAAGTGTTCCCCATCACaaaacaaacagttcaattttttagctAGAAAGGACTTGACTTTGGACTGATTacttttattgttattgttagactttaatttagcatttttgTCTATTTGCAAGTTATTTATTTCTAGAGTCTCAAGCATATCCGACCtagcctttaaaaaattctttagatctTCCAATGTACGAAATTCGTTCTCTGTTTTTTCTTTCTCCCAAGCACGTGCGGTTATTTTATCAAGTTTGGTCGTGACGATATATATCAACAGCACGTCCCACTGGTCAGTCGGCTGATTCAGTGCGTTCAGAGCtctcaaatgtttgtttgaagtGTCCAAGACCTTGCGAATCTGAGCAGCACTTTCCTGCTGTACGGCCTCTATACTAAATATAGCTTTTATATGGTTATGTATCAAAAGGTTTGTATTATTGAAACGATTACACAAAGCCTCCCAAGCCACCGTATAATTGGCTGCANNNNNNNNNNNNNNNNNNNNNNNNNNNNNNNNNNNNNNNNNNNNNNNNNNNNNNNNNNNNNNNNNNNNNNNNNNNNNNNNNNNNNNNNNNNNNNNNNNNNGAACAAACAagttattttacataaaatcgcttacttttatgaatattataattattttccacgaaaaacacagttttcactATTCTCACTTCAACACTTCACAGATTTATGTTACAAAACGCTGGTCGGCTTCACCTGACACTAGTCCGCTAAAACTGCGTGAATAGGAAACAACTATGCACAATACCTGCATTGTGGGAGAGAAGCCATTTACTTTCAGCggtatattcaaaataaatttacgaTTGAAGCcttctttttcataaaactatgttagttcaaatttgttcaaaacacACCTTATTGCCTCGAAGATTCTCGAAAATTTTATCGCaccttttagaaaaaaacttaatttttaaattgtttaaaagtgcgagatacgtaaaaacaAATAGCTCAATtcgattcaacaatttcaaaattaattaattacttgacTAATTGACTAATTGCATCAATAGAATTTCTACTAATTTGGATTTAGAGAGTAGTTACCaattaaaattggtaattttcaGATTAACAGACATTGTTTATTGCGGTTCTCTAGAAGCGATAAATGTTTTTCCAACCTGGAATATAATTTTCCGAGCGTATTTCTTGCCACATGACTCTTACTTGAATACTAGAATTGCAGGATGCCCTTTACAAGGCAAGGGATTAATAGAGCTGATGTATAAACTTTTATGAAGAATAAAGctgtatttaaagaaataataatgataactggataagaaccaaaaaaaattacatgtaaaccgaaatattatttgttgattcttttttttttaatccaaccaACTTAGTTGAAAGTccaactaatttcttaaaaaattcattttttggttcatgattcataattttattgtaaaacccttttttcttgttaaaaaatgaactatcttggtgaaaaattaatctttttgtttaaaaattaatttctttggttgaatatttaaaaatccgagTGAAAGatcgattgaaattaaaatatttggttgaaaattaattttttaattaacataaaattattttgtaaaaaatttacctttaatGGTAGAATATTAAACTTCTTGGTGACTTTTTCATCTTTTCGgctgcaaattaatttctttggttgaaaatttctttgttaaaaatttctcaagaatttaaatatttgaaaaataatttatattttaattaatctttttgatcaaaaattgttaTAGGACAATGTATATTCATTTCATATGgttggaaatatatatttttttaaattaatattttttagtagaaaataaatcttttgggtTCGAGtttaaattctttggttgaaaatataaaaattacgaaaaaaattcccataaaaaatgaaatattcggttgaatattgattttcttaacttaaaattgtaacaattttgtttttgaaaaaattccataatgctagaatattaatcttattgttgATTAAATCATTctgtttaattgcaaaattttccatttgattgGGAATtcgttaaagtttttgaaaatattttcttgaaaaatttaatgtattttgataaaaattaatctttttgggtagaaaattaatttccttttttgcatacatttttttggggtaaaaatgtattgcttttgctaaaatttaactattaggttcaaaattcaaaaaaaaattctgataattgATTGAACAttgatatactttgttaaaaattaatcttctttggcagaattttttcctttttggttgaaaaatcatttttctgtttaaaaatcaatgtttcgttgacaattaattttttttcaacgaaaaagtaaaCTACTTAATTTGTTGtcgaaaatgtatcgtttttattg
It encodes:
- the LOC117170777 gene encoding uncharacterized protein LOC117170777, which codes for MEANYTVAWEALCNRFNNTNLLIHNHIKAIFSIEAVQQESAAQIRKVLDTSNKHLRALNALNQPTDQWDVLLIYIVTTKLDKITARAWEKEKTENEFRTLEDLKNFLKARSDMLETLEINNLQIDKNAKLKSNNNNKSNQSKVKSFLAKKLNCLFCDGEHFIQDCSKFIELVPQQRAEKIKSFKVFLNCFRPGHYVKQCRSTNCKKCHSKHNTMLHFEKGESSSETSAAAPQESKTLSSCCVNVKNDGVLSTASVLVANSDKQLKTARIVLDNGSQTGHITEKLCDSLNLQKIPIDVTLSVVNNLSSSVKYRCNVQILSRQNNFEFKVPCLVVPEITTHSPNSKISTIASKIPSHLNLADPEFDKAGKIDILIGNNIFWTLICIGQVKLNDQGLLLQKTRLGWILAGPMPNSSLMSRFNTVRCNLIQNINIEKQIAKFWELEEHLNKKSKSIDEKLCESLFSKTVKRDANGRFIVTIPFKDETPKEIVQTALIVYGLESPEIVRRSLRVHLRLPL